One region of Bacillus zhangzhouensis genomic DNA includes:
- a CDS encoding BMP family ABC transporter substrate-binding protein — translation MKYQRLVMIFSFLLLLSACSQAPLKGQIEKVGLLVPDTINDQVWGTKGYKGLLSIQSTFGVDVYYKEGMVDKERIVDAIEEFHKKGVNLIIGHGNEYSEIFNLISEDYPNIQFITVNGNKPQAGNVTNVTFKGEAMGFFGGMTAAHMSKTKKIGILASYDWQSEVDGFIKGAKYQNEHVQVLAEFVENWDDADKAVELYQKLKKQGVDVVYPAGDGYNIPVIEQIKSDNLSAIGYVTDQSNLGSHTVLTSTVQHVDKAYSIIAKKFNEGKLNEQGEYSFDFKEGVIEMGKFSSTIDDAFVKDIKSDIASYKKTGKLPNEK, via the coding sequence ATGAAGTACCAGCGGCTTGTCATGATCTTTTCGTTCCTTCTTCTATTATCTGCCTGCTCGCAGGCGCCTTTAAAAGGACAAATTGAGAAGGTGGGTTTACTCGTCCCCGATACGATTAATGATCAAGTTTGGGGAACGAAAGGTTATAAAGGCTTATTAAGTATCCAATCAACATTTGGTGTAGATGTTTATTATAAGGAAGGAATGGTCGACAAGGAGAGAATCGTTGATGCCATTGAAGAATTCCATAAAAAAGGAGTCAATTTGATTATTGGCCATGGCAATGAATACAGTGAAATTTTTAACTTGATCAGTGAAGATTATCCAAACATACAATTTATTACGGTCAATGGAAACAAGCCTCAGGCGGGCAATGTCACAAACGTGACGTTTAAAGGTGAAGCGATGGGCTTTTTCGGAGGCATGACAGCTGCACATATGTCAAAAACAAAAAAGATTGGTATTCTCGCTTCATATGATTGGCAAAGTGAAGTAGACGGCTTTATCAAAGGGGCAAAATATCAAAATGAACATGTACAAGTGTTAGCGGAGTTTGTCGAAAACTGGGATGATGCTGACAAAGCGGTGGAGCTCTACCAAAAATTAAAAAAGCAGGGCGTTGATGTTGTGTATCCAGCAGGTGATGGTTATAATATCCCTGTCATTGAACAAATCAAATCCGATAATTTATCAGCGATCGGGTATGTCACCGATCAATCCAATCTCGGCAGCCATACGGTTTTAACGAGCACTGTACAGCATGTTGATAAAGCGTACAGTATCATTGCAAAGAAATTCAATGAAGGCAAGCTAAATGAACAAGGTGAGTACTCCTTTGATTTTAAAGAAGGAGTGATCGAGATGGGGAAATTTAGCTCCACCATTGACGACGCTTTTGTGAAAGACATTAAAAGTGATATTGCGTCTTACAAAAAAACAGGCAAACTGCCAAATGAAAAGTGA